A genomic segment from Octopus sinensis linkage group LG4, ASM634580v1, whole genome shotgun sequence encodes:
- the LOC115210493 gene encoding uncharacterized protein K02A2.6-like, whose translation MSFGLQNATSTFQCFIDEVVRGLDFVFAYVDDIFTASDTHENHLQHLSQLFQRLRDYGVHFNPDKCVFGQSSLDFLGHCIDSSGIKPLSSKADAIQRIAPPSSLRQLRHFLDLDSWTHVFVRDDSVKGPLVSPYKGPFCVLSSTPKIFELDINGRLETVSVDHLKRAYFEVSPFFDDTTATTTFESSHAPLTTPPLTHAPLSTPTLATPPSSLQPASNKPYVTRSGRTVHWPKKLSKTIYV comes from the exons ATGAGTTTTGGTTTGCAGAACGCTACTAGTACGTTCCAATGTTTTATAGATGAAGTTGTTCGTGGACTTGATTTTGTTTTCGCGTATGTCGATGATATCTTCACCGCAAGTGATACACAtgaaaatcatctccagcacTTGTCTCAGCTTTTTCAACGTCTTCGCGACTATGGTGTTCACTTTAATCCAGACAAGTGTGTTTTCGGGCAATCTTCTCTTGACTTTCTCGGTCATTGTATTGATTCGAGTGGAATCAAACCTCTCTCGTCTAAAGCTGATGCAATTCAGCGCATCGCACCTCCTTCTTCTTTACGTCAACTTCGCCATTTTTTGG ATCTTGACTCTTGGACACATGTTTTTGTTCGAGATGATTCTGTCAAAGGACCTCTTGTTTCTCCTTATAAAGGACCGTTTTGTGTGCTTTCCAGCACACCGAAAATATTCGAACTTGACATTAACGGTCGTTTGGAGACCGTCTCTGTAGATCATCTTAAAAGGGCATATTTTGAGGTGTCCCCATTTTTTGAtgacaccactgccacaaccaccttTGAATCTTCACATGCACCTTTGACAACACCACCACTTACACATGCACCTTTATCAACACCAACTTTGGCAACACCACCTTCGTCGTTGCAACCTGCCTCGAACAAACCTTATGTTACAAGGTCAGGCAGAACTGTTCACTGGCCAAAGAAACTTTCAAAGACTATTTATGTTTGA